TGTTATTAAATGCAGTAGATGTAATCCTGTATTACAGTGACATGCCAGCATCCTCCATGGCCTGGCCCGTGCACACAAAGGTAGAGCCTTCTGTTATGTGTGCAGGTCTTATCATTTCAGCTCTTGTTGCCAAAGTAAATATGACGTGCCTCTTTAAATAGATTTCCTGTTAAAACGACTCACTGTTTACTGTAGCAATGATCTGTGTGTTCACTTTTCATCACCAGCTGGAATTCATGCTACATACTGAACCAAAACCACACTAGGCCTGCAAATTTATATCCTAGTGAAAAAAAGATTCCTCCAATAAGGATATGGTGCATTAAATACATATTGGAAAAGAAAGAATTCTGAGTTTTACATGTGACCAACTTAGGTTTTATGTCATCTCTTGATAATCTGAGAATCCTAATCAGCAATTTATGAAACTCACCAACAGCAAATGATATCTATGAAATAAAGGAGTCCAATGTAACAAAATACGaatttttacaatatttaaacattttgattaaagtacaaaaataaagaccAGGCGATTTTACCATGTAGATATAATATACATATGCATGCATATAAAAGAAATGTTGGATTGCAGTTGCAATTGCAATTCATTAATAGTTTGCATATTTGATGCAGGTTGCAAATTTGACACTGAAAAGTTATATGCTGACTCAGCCGACTGACTTTGAAACTTGCCATCAGCTTAATAATTTCACCTTAGAAAGTTTTGATTCTTCTATACAAAGTTTGAGTATTTCCTGACAACATCTACCTGTGAAAAACACTTTCACACATCTAAAACAAAGTTTTGATATTAGATAGAAAACAGGAGAAGGTGTCATTTTTTTGGTTTCTGTAGGAGGAAATGCAGTTGACACAGTCAGTTGTGTTTTGGCTGAGCCTACATATTCTAAATATTTATCAGTATCATGGCAACTAAAAGTTTAGGGAAAACATGCTCATGGCTCCAAAAAATAGCTTTTCTTAAAGCGTGTATTAATAACACAGAATGTAGaaagtttttttcaacattatACTTTCttggtaaataaaaacagccaCTCAAGAGCAACTTTAATAGACTTAATGACAGAGGTGCCAATCAATAGGCGAGGCGGGCAACTGTTTGGGGCTGACAAACTCTACATCATACCTTTGGTTCAAAATATGGAATGTCAGTAAGAAACCTCCCTAAGGAGGGCCATCTgacaacagccaatcacattaCATTGCTATGTGTTGCATTATTCCTTTTGAAAACTCAAGGCCGTGTCCAAAACTGGTATGAAATTCAAGGTGAGAAATCCCTGGATGTACGGGGAATAAGTTTGTCTAGTATTGTATGAGATAGCAGAACCCTAGTTGTACTCAGAGGTGGAGTAATTAAAAATTAATTCATTCAAAGTTCacttaaagtactgagtaaGAGTAGCGACTAAGGAGTTGTACggtaaaatatgatatttccTTACTGGCAAGAACAACCAGAgaacagatctccaaccaggtaaTTCAGGTAAAGTTACACCTCTATAATAATtcaaatgcacagaaaaaatgacagttttcagattggtccacactacatatacTTAGATTACACTTTTGAAGGTGTTCGGTATTTTTTAATATGACaaagctgcagtaactcttgaaaaggCAGACAGGAActgtaactcagtggataacttcactttCTTGGTGCAAATAACAATAATCACCCAGAATTTGTTCAAAATCAAACTTtgtgagttaaaatcaactcagaaaTGTAAACCCTAATATATCAATACTCCgttttttgcagctgtttttgGATGTGGAGTCATTCTCTAGATATGTACTGAATTAGTCTgcagaggtagaaaaagtacGAGAGCATTGTACGcaagtaaaagtatagttaCCCTGGTTAAAACATACTTAAGTAAaattaatgattaaaatgtgtacTCAAAAAGTGCAAGGGCCCAGTAACCCTACCCAACAACAGTAACTTGAGGAAATGTAATAAGTAACTTTCCAGGATACAAGAAAGAACAGCTGTAGGAAGATACGCAAATGATGATTATTTAATATGAAGTGAATGCGATGCTTACTTCTTTCAGCATTTAACTATGAACACTGGTTGGAGGGGGCTCAAGAATGTCTGCCCAAACAAACTGGTGAGTCACCACTGCTTAACGAGGAGCCCTCGAACGCAGCATGGGAGCAGCTCGTCCCCGCGGTGCCAACAGCAGCAACACCCCTTGAGAAAAGTGAAAGCCAACGCCCCGCTGTCAGCTCCTCCGTCTCTGGGTCCTCCCTCCTGCTCACTGACGCAGACAGAAAGCGGAGTTTCTGCAGAGCTCTCTGTGGTTGAGTCTGTGCTCCAGCACCGAGTTTAACTTCTCTTCGCTGAGACTTTTCATCGGAGGAGTCGATTCATCCAACCGTTAGTCCAGCAGCACCGCAGATACGGGGACTTTCTGTACTTCTGCGATCGAGACCAGTTCGTTCATTCAACGGCTTTTCGACGCTGCAGCTCTGAAACTAACCTACTGTCTGTATAATAAGTTAGTTATTACAGAATGGCTGATACTACCGCGTCTGGTCCCAACTGTGTGGAGAGGCTGAAAAGTTATGTGAAGACTCCCAAAGGTTCTATCCTCGCTGCTGAAATTGTAAGTTCATACACTTGGTTGCTAACATTCAACTTAAAGCACTGTATTAACAACTGCTAGCAAACCCGACTATAAAACGTTGGGTAACGTACGCTGAAGTAGCCTGCTAATCAATATTTAATGGCTAGCAAAGTAATTTAATGCTGTGTTATTGGTTTTTCCACTGTTAAACTTAAAAGGGAGGATACAGCTTCAGTTTTAGGGTGTtcatttcaatgtttttcttatttgctAACACATTGTAGTCGTGGTATGAGAGGCATGCGGTATGGGGGGTGAGGGATCAAGCAGGGAGAGGTTAAGGGTTTCCACCTGTCACTTTTGCTCCCCTGTTTTCTCATTTGGCTCCAAAGAGCCAAATGCTCAGCGTTAATGGCACATAAAAAGGTCATATGGGTTAACTCGACCCTCAGTAGCTGCTGTCAGGCaggccccccccccctttattttttacttcatACTAAAGCCTGCTTACTATTTGGAGGCAGAGGAGTGTAGCCCAAATATGGTGAGGAGAAAATCCAATGCATATCAAATCCCTTGCtctcataaaaacacataaagctagttttcccccacatttttgcacatctggatCTACTTAGCAGGCATATATGTGCCTACAGGACACATCAGAGCAACGCTTCAGTCCCGTAGTGAGTAGGTGTGGATTAAAATGTCCCACATCCTGGCAAGAATCAACCACTTCCTGTCAGGGAAGACAATTTTAATCAGGCTGTCCTTGACCACCGTTTTTCACATGATCGCCTTTGTTTGCATTTCACAGTGGTGTGCTCTCTTTAACACATGGCTGGCTGTGACCGGTGATTCTTCACTTcagttttgcattttgaaagtTGTATCTATTTTTCAGCAGTCAGGCATGTCTAATATAACTATTATGATACCTAACAGTAGCTGAAAGTGCCTAACTGGAAATGTTAGTACTTTCCCGAGTTTCAAAGCATACACTTGATCTTCTGTGCTCATAACTCAACAAGCTCATTATAAAGGAGGATGTTGGATGTTGGTGGAAAGTGGTCCACCCACtgtaaagtctttttttttccctttttggaGCTAATGGAAAGTCCAGACTGTGTGTGAAGTTTAGGAACAAAGAATGTGAGAATTGCTGTGCAAACTTCTCCAGTGTGCCATTCAGGGATCGTTTCTGCCTCACTAGGTTCTCTGTATTTTGTTGTTTCCCTTCCTACTTCATGGCATTACAGGAGCCTTTTTAAAGAAGTCGTCAGCAGTGCTGCGCGTCTGAGATAGTTTACAGTGCAGGGAGAGGCAAAGTAGGAGTGAAACAGGAAGATAAATGTCATTGCTGCCTATTATGTCCAGTCTTGAGGGAATAGGGTGTTTAACCCTAGCAGCCAGGATTACACAGATTAAAATCTTAAACAgaaaagaaaccaaactcaAAGGAATAAATGCCCCTTTTTGGCTgattttcagagttgttttgaTGGTAAGCCTTGCCACATCAAAAGTAGAGTTGTATAGGCCTAGTTTTTCATTTATCCTGTCTGTCAAGGCATGACCATACTTGAAGCTGCTGAGCGACATGCAGATAACAGTAACACACCCATGAAGTGCAAATTCTGCTTGTCATGTGGCACAGTTTAGCCATTGGCTTCAGATCAGGATGAGTCATGTCCTAAGCCAATCCTTCGCCCTGCTGATACTATCATTAATATGAAGCAACCACATTGTCTTATGACTGGAAATAATCTTGTTTTTGAAGAAAGTATCaatgaaaagaggaaaaggtTTAAGGAGAAGTTGACTAAATGAGTGAACATgactgtgatgaaaaaaaaactgaactttcCATTTCTCAACTCTCATGGTATACACTTTACAGAGCCACAGCATGCGCCTGAAACCGCCCCAAAATGTAAGAGAGTTCCCTTAGCAACTGTTGCTGTTTGGTGTGCCTCTGTACCATGGTCTGACTCTTGGCTCTCATATTGCTACTGACTATAATTAGCCAAGCATTCACGACAATTTCCCTCCAGTCGCTTTAAGAGCAGCTCATTATAAACTGATGTGAATAGCGGAGATCTTTAAAAGCTGACCCACGCAAACAGATCAGCTGCTGTGTGGGAAAACATAAAGGTGTCAACATCTCACAGTCTTTCTTGTCTCTGAGGGACTCTTGTGTTGTAGGAGTTGCTCTGTGTCATGGCCTCCTCTGTAGCCGCTTCACTCAGAGGAGTCAGAATAGAGCCTCCTTTGTACGGGACCCCGGCCTCGACCACCCCCGCTACTCTACAGAGGCAGCCTGTGCCAGTCTCCAGAACACATGAACTACTCATGCATCTGGCCGGCTGGCTGGATGGTTGTGCGTTTGTGTAACAGTTGCGACTGAGGGGAGGGGAAGCAGTAGTGACAGATGTAGGGCTGGTGTCAGAGTCAGTAACATCATGTGTGTAGCATATAGAGTGTGCAGTGATTCGACACTCGCCACCGTGTCGTCTGCATTGCAATGTGTGAGATGTGATTTGTTTAAAGAACTTACCCTCACCaggcttttaatttcataaatgctgcattaattaattaattttcttttttggcagTGAAGATGTATATATTGTACACTACAATCCTGTTTAAAGCATCACAATTTACTATAGATTTGATCCTTTCCTCATTATCATCATCTTCATTCATTATCCACCAAAGGTACTTGAACCAGAGGCTTTGATGTCACATGCTTTAACATTGTCAATAAATGCAGGACAAGaaagttgattaaaaaagatgaatatttatgaGAAGTATCCTTAAATGCTTGAAACTGCAATGATCGATCCTTTCACTTTTGTTATGCAACAACTCTTTATAGTGGTATGAGTATTTCTTAAACtttcaattgattttttttcccaaatgtaaactaaacatgaactATAACACAAAAAATTGCACACAAAACCATTACAtactgtgcaatttcaagctGACCCTCTGACAGTCGTGATGGTCTGTGAGGTCTTTGTGATTGCGTTGTTCACGATGCACAACCATCGTGCACGATTATGTGCTCACTCTATGTGGGTCTAGACCTTATGGTACACCTTTTCAGACAGATAGatttcagtgactttgtttctcatccaTTCCTAAATTTCTTTTTCGGCATGATATGTTGGTCTTTAAGGTATTTTAGCCTATTTTACTTTGTCAGACATGTTCtatttaatggatttcttgATCAAACAGGTTTGGCAGTAATCAgacctgggtgtggctagtgaattTGGACTCAGGTTTCCAAAAACCTGATTAATCACAGtcaatagagtggtgcagtcatgacatattttttttttttttaagatttatttttggccttttttgcctttatttgataggacagtggatagagttggaaacaggggagagagcggggagagacatgcaggaaatagtgccacgggccagattcaAACGCGCATATGGCacgtgccttaaccactccaCTACCAGCGCACCAGTCATGacataattttgtaggcaaacccgaAAGTTCACGTAGCATGGGTTCCCTCGTCATCGAGCCTATGCGCTTCAGCTGATGACatatgtagtccttgttagctatcttttagcaaccgcctttattaagacgtgaaaagatagagaaattcaaaggtggggcacgtttcagatgtatttcaTGTCGGAGGATACAACGTTAAACTCTCCTGAACTTGTGTttaccacagaccttatttcaggcatttaaccgaaAACGCATTCAAAattcccatagactttcagatgAGGGAACAAGTGCCAAAATTCTAACTTGCTTCTgcattttaggactcattcctgcaccactttATTCCTGATTTAACAAGGGGAAGCTCATACTTTTTCCCATAGGGCCAGGTGGGTTTGGATGGCTTCTTAcccttaaaaatgaaatcattttttgaaaactgcatttggtatttacttgggttatctttgtctaatattaaatttgtttgatgatctgaaacatgtgAGTGTGATAAGTAtgcaaagaaaacaggaaggggggcaaatactttttcacaacaCTGTACTTTAGTCATTTAACCACAGGTTCCAGATGTCAGGGCAGCTCTTGAATACAAATATCAAACAGTTTACAAACAACAGGCCATAGACTCTAGCAGAGTCATATTTGTGCTCATTTCAGTAATATTACTGTACCTTTTCAGTCAATATTGTTCTGTGGCTTCTCACAACATCATTGCTGGCTTCCCCCCTCTCTGTTTGTCAACAGATGTACATTTTGTGTGAGGGGGAGGTAAACAGCACTGTGAGCTTTGCAACAGTGCAGTTGCACTAAGAAACCTTCAGTGGGCGTCATAGCACACCACACTGTAGTCTAACATGGTGTAGTTTGAATTAATGAGCCAGTTTTTCCATAGAATCTATTTACATTGTGATGGGCCTGGGGGGTCACTtttctgctgttgtgatggtCTTTTTACAAGCAAATATCAGGATTTTGAAAAGGTACATGTCctttcatttatatttgtttgatGAATTATTGGGAAATAGGCCAAGATGCACAACTGTGGGATCCATGGGATTCCTTTAACATAAAACATCCTCAAGAGCCTTAATAGCTTTGCTCCAgagtgtttatattttttaaacagccATAAAATCAGTGAGTGATTATAAGCATTCATTTGCTCACGCTCTCTCCAACATTGCTGCTGTGcaccaagtgttttttttaatatgggGTGTAACAAAGAAGCGTATTCAATTTTTCCACCCAAACCTCTCCACCTTCAACATGAGTCATATTTAATGCACTGTACGCCGTAAATGGTTTCAGCTTTTTCAATGTTAAAATACCAACTCATGTGGCAGGGCTTTTCCCATTGCACAGCCGTACTTAAATTAACCACACATTTGATTAACAAATAATAAGCAGAGTATATCATATTGAAAATAGTTTTAGCTTTAAATTGTGAACcaccttttcattttttgcagtttatGAGAATTTGCAGAACATGGTATGTCAAATTTGTAAACCAAACAGTTTCTAGAGTTGTGTACGTGCCTCAGTGCAAATATGCTAAACTTCAGGGCTGTGTATAGGAATTATAAATCAAtatctcctctctgctccttgATACTCCTCACTGTGTTCAGTTATATTAAATTTTTAGCCTTGAAAGTCCTCAGGAGTTGTAAATTTTTCAGTTTCCCACTCCTTCACAGCTCTCACTTGTTGTGTGAATACTTCGCCCCCATGTTTGCAACAATTGCAGCATTGAAAAACAGAGACTGATACTGGTTCTGAGCCGTGGGCTGCCTACGTTTATGATTTCTGCTCACTGGCTGCATTTCAGAGGAATGGACTGAGAAGAATGCGTGCTGACTTTTTACCCTCATATGGGAAAAATATGATGTTGATGTGCTGTAAATCTCAGGAGAAAGGAGCACGTGACTGACAGACTGACAGAACGCATTGTAGGCCATCcaattctctctctctgacagtgTTTTTATGTAGGAAAAGATGGTTGTTTCCAAAATGTTGTTTATAATGTGGCTGTTGAATTGTGAGCTGACTGCAGTAAACACAGACAGCGGTAAATGAAACAATGATACTCTGTCTCACTGGTCCTGGGTACTGAGTGAAGATGAGTCTTTGATGTGTGAGGGATTCAGGCCTGAAAATACTATCAGATATGCTCTAGAGAGAATACTGCATTACTGTTCAAACCTTCCTCAATACACTAAGTATTGCTATAACTAACCATGTATTGTAATTTATAAGCTTTTTAGCAGCTCATTTTCCACTCAGAGAAGAACTTTGTCaacatttcttttattaaatGAGACTTGGTGACATATTAGCTAACAGACTTGTGAATATTTCCAAATTAAGCTCCCTAAAACGTTGCCTGCACCTGACTGAACATAGATTGAAGCAAAGAGGCATGGACAAGGGTTTCACCATACCAGATCTTTGAATTCTGATATAATTCTAgtaaaatcaaattatattgatgCCTGTTTTAATTAGGGGTAGATGGATTATCTGCTTGGCTGATtattgataccaatatttgGCATTCCTGATAATCTGCCAAAATCAATTAATCCAACGGTGTTGCTACTTTGGCTCCAATTCAAGGTGTGTCTTCCCCCCTGGTTTTGATTTCACACTCTACATTCTCCCCACACTCACTCACAACACTATCTGACTGGCTTGATGTCACACAACTACAAGCTAATCAGCACTGAGGCCTGGGTGGCACTGGCACAGGAAGTGTACAGCATCACTTCCTGCTGCTTTGTTGTTCGAGGTGAATTTCTTACCAGGTTCCAAGGGTTTGTTCTGAGCTGGGTAAAACAGCCTTCGCTTATGTTGCTCCCTGGACCTGGAATGATTTACAGAGCACCTTCCATCTGAAAGATCTAGTCTCACTGGATAATTTAAAACTATGTTAAAAGGCCAGTTAACTGAAAAATGTGACTGCTTCATTAAGCTGgctttattacctccaccaaggaggttatgtgattggcagggtttgttagttagttagtttgtttgttagcaacataactcaaaaagttatggacggattttgatgaaattttcaggaaatgtcacaaatggcataaggaagaactgattcaattttgggagtgatcaccgtcctggaattttttaaaaggattcttcactattgggggATAGGGCTAATAGCGAAGTTCTacgctctctgagtgtttttctagttttgttcttttattctgATGTTTCTATGCCACActtgttgtattttaatgttttaataagCCCCTTGAAGAGGAGGTCCTAATCTCAATGAACTACCTGGCTAAATAAAAGttcaataaatcaaacaaaatactTTTCCCAcatcaagtacattttttaTCATAACAAATGGATATCAAttccaaatattggttattGGTCACTTACACTACTAAAATTCGGTATCATTATCAGCCTTGAAAATCAATATCAGTTGAACCTCAGTTAAATACCACAGTAACAAAGTTTGATGTTCTAGACATCACATATTTGTTCCCGAAGTCTTGGTTGGTACccacagttgtgttttttttttttttgtttgtttgtttgtttgtttgtttgtttgtttttggcgTTACCAAATTAGCTTACAGAAATTTCTGGCCAGTTCAatgtttgtttgattgattgataatgTAACATTTATATCTTCAGTACACATTATAGCTACATGGGAGGGCTCCACCCTGTAACACTCAGTCTCTCCAccataataaaacactgaacaaGGTTTTACCAACCACTGCATGAATAAAACCTATGTTATGGAGTTGAGGTGGCTTTTTCCAGGCTTGTTGTGCAGAAAGCACCAAGTCAGGACCAGACTGAGTCTGGAATTAGTATTATTCAAGCTAGCACTAGCCATTAGCTCACCAATCAGCACAGACAGCACATAAGGTAGACTTCATAAGTCAGAAGATAAAGGAAACAAAGTTGTTGGGTTGCGATGGCTTGTACCTTGTAAAAAGTGGGtcatcagaaaaaatgtttgggaaataCTGCTTTAAAGTAAAAGgtatgatgatgaataaagaaaaagacctcagctAACCTAAATCAGTTGGTCCAGCCTGTAAATTATTTGTGTGaaagccaatatttaaagctcatATAAGCTGATTTTTATAGCCAAGAtatctgttttaaataaatactggcagaaattttaatatctgcCTGTACTGACAATCTActtttttttagctaatatctgccaataccgatatcatGATGATAATATCatacagccctagtttaaagtaaaggatgaacaaagaaactgaCTTTAGTTGacacaggtctgttggtcctgtcTGAAACATACATCCAGTATTTACTGtactttttaagccaatatttgCTCATATTGATAAGCCATAATATTTGTGTATCCCTATAGTTTTTTATAAGCTTTGGCACTTATGGAGAatatttatcagtaaaataaTGAAGATATATTGTatcaaaaagtaataaaatattCATCATTGTGACAGCTTAAGTGTTGACTACTGAACACTGAAGTGCAAAATTCTTTGAGAGtaaaaaactgtcaaattaAGCAGGCTTgattatgttttaatgtttaccTTAAATAACTCCATCCCAATCCCACTGCctacaaaattaaaatactaTCAAAGCAACTGTTTTCATCACCCCAgttgtttgtatttgtattcTCAGTATAAACTTATGATTTGTCATTTTGTGTTTGGAAGACTGAATTTCTGGTTTGCATGACAAATTTATCTTTTTAGGTAACATTGAAGTTACCTTGAACCTTGAAGTTATGTAATGAAACATTTATACTTGGGTCTGTGTATTGAAACAATGTTGTCAAACAAAATGATGCAACCTGACCTGCAAAGTCTAAAAGAAGAAGGGATTATGTAATGTCTGCCTTTTCTGTTGCAGAGTATTCTGGGATGTCTTAACTCCTCTGTTATCAAAACTATAGGCTCTGTGTTTATTgcttttcctcttctctctctcttagctcatcagcttcatcatcatcatctgctATGCTGCCTCTCGCTATGGAGGTTACTCTGCTGTGGCCATCTGCGAGATGATCTTTGCCATTGTCTTCTTCGGCATCTTCATGATGGAGATGGACAAACAGATCAAAGTGGTCAACTGGGTCTGGACTGTGAGTTCTCTTCCTGTCTTAGAGTATCACATGAGTTCACACAGGCACGTTGTATGGTCAAAGTTGCACAATTGCCCACGTTCTACTTCCCTCTTTTATGTAGGATCTTTTCCGTGCTGGAATCGGCGCGGTGCTCTACATCATCACGTCTCTGATCTGCGTGATTAGAGGAGCTGGGGATGGCGCTCTTATTGCAGGCGGGGTCAGTGAATGAATTTAGCTCTTCCTTTGCACctttcattgtttattttgaCAACCAACAACCAAGGAAACTGATTGTTATTGTGGTAACTGAAGTTTGTACTTGTTCTACATGTTTGATAAGAGTGCTTGGACAGTGTTGAGTAATACTCAAATCTTGTGTGTAAGACTTCCTTCCTGTTTCACTGTAGTGAGTAAGACCTAAGCAAAAATCTTGTGTCAAACAAATTTCATAGGTTTGAGACAGAAGTGCTAAAATTGACACAAAATCTACGGCTCCTTCTGGTTTAAGAagtcttcttcgttgtttttttcctgtctgtGGCTTGTCATGGTATCATAGCTGCCACAAACAGGATGCTCTGGGTTTGAGAGCTAGGTAACACGCATTTAGAGATTATGAGGGGAAGGTTAGGAGTCAGTCACATGCGTGAGATATCAGTATTATGTCAAAGAAGAGCAGCATATAGCCACTCATGATATTGTTATTGTAATAGGAATCATTAAACAAGGAAACGAAATGGATGTTGACTGTcatgaaacataaaacaaggcataaaacatgca
This window of the Cheilinus undulatus linkage group 11, ASM1832078v1, whole genome shotgun sequence genome carries:
- the plp2b gene encoding proteolipid protein 2b produces the protein MADTTASGPNCVERLKSYVKTPKGSILAAEILISFIIIICYAASRYGGYSAVAICEMIFAIVFFGIFMMEMDKQIKVVNWVWTDLFRAGIGAVLYIITSLICVIRGAGDGALIAGGVFGLIAGLLFAYDTYTIYLQIKSTRQHTAASTDDRV